One genomic segment of Nocardia spumae includes these proteins:
- a CDS encoding helix-turn-helix domain-containing protein, whose amino-acid sequence MLFETRSSDSAWISSVWTCRSAQVSAMTSVATETWGLVFWEQNGVPFAAVTGPETRTGNAPVPEGASFVGIQFAVGTSLRMVAAESLVDSGIVLPDVTARSFRLDGSRWETPHADDAEALVERLVRDGTVGLDPVVAAAQRGARPAVTDRTLERRFRAATGLTRGAVRQIERARTAATLLAAGESPGDVVGKLGYYDEPHLARALRRYVGRTARQLGAGLGGAIALDPGQRTTSYTSLVTPLE is encoded by the coding sequence ATGTTGTTCGAGACGCGGTCGTCGGATTCGGCGTGGATCTCCTCGGTGTGGACGTGCCGCAGCGCGCAGGTCTCGGCGATGACCTCGGTCGCGACCGAGACCTGGGGGCTGGTGTTCTGGGAACAGAACGGCGTGCCCTTCGCGGCTGTCACCGGTCCGGAGACTCGCACCGGTAACGCCCCGGTGCCGGAGGGGGCGAGCTTCGTCGGGATCCAGTTCGCGGTCGGCACCTCTTTGCGGATGGTCGCGGCCGAGTCGCTGGTCGACAGCGGAATCGTCCTGCCCGATGTGACCGCGCGAAGCTTCCGGCTGGACGGATCCCGTTGGGAGACACCGCATGCCGACGATGCCGAGGCCCTCGTCGAGCGCCTCGTGCGGGACGGGACGGTGGGTCTGGACCCGGTGGTCGCCGCAGCGCAGCGGGGTGCGCGGCCCGCGGTCACCGATCGCACCCTCGAGCGTCGCTTCCGGGCGGCGACCGGTCTCACCCGGGGGGCGGTGCGGCAGATCGAACGTGCCCGCACCGCCGCGACCCTGCTCGCCGCGGGCGAGAGCCCGGGCGATGTCGTCGGCAAGCTCGGCTACTACGACGAGCCGCACCTCGCGCGGGCGTTGCGCCGCTACGTCGGGCGTACGGCACGGCAGCTCGGCGCGGGCCTGGGCGGGGCGATCGCGCTCGACCCGGGTCAGCGCACGACGTCGTACACGAGTTTGGTGACACCGTTGGAGTAG
- a CDS encoding DUF4097 family beta strand repeat-containing protein, which translates to MTTFQTPEPITVLVDVLSGDVTVTATDRLDTVVDIRPADAAKKADVRAAEQTRVDFADGTLTVTTPKDWRTYTPFGGNPSIEVTIEVPTGSRLTGTAGVGHLLGAGALGACELTVSMGDITVERPLDSVTAKTAKGDIRIGEATRGDFRLETSMGELEVGIRPGSAARLEVNARNGAVQNLMQPVERAQDDADIVRVYARSSSGNVVIRHATAA; encoded by the coding sequence ATGACCACTTTCCAGACCCCCGAGCCCATCACCGTCCTCGTCGACGTGCTCTCCGGTGATGTCACCGTCACCGCCACCGACCGCCTCGACACCGTCGTCGACATCCGGCCCGCCGACGCGGCCAAGAAGGCCGACGTGCGCGCCGCCGAGCAGACCCGGGTCGACTTCGCCGACGGCACCCTCACCGTGACGACTCCGAAGGACTGGCGGACCTACACCCCGTTCGGCGGCAACCCGTCGATCGAGGTGACCATCGAGGTGCCCACCGGCTCCCGGCTGACCGGCACCGCCGGCGTGGGCCACCTGCTGGGCGCCGGCGCACTCGGCGCCTGCGAACTGACGGTCTCGATGGGCGACATCACGGTCGAGCGCCCGCTCGACTCGGTGACCGCGAAGACCGCCAAGGGCGATATCCGCATCGGTGAGGCGACGCGCGGCGATTTCCGGCTGGAAACCTCCATGGGCGAGCTGGAGGTCGGCATCCGTCCTGGCAGTGCGGCGCGGCTGGAGGTCAACGCCCGCAACGGCGCCGTGCAGAACCTGATGCAGCCGGTCGAGCGCGCGCAGGACGACGCCGACATCGTGCGGGTGTATGCGCGCAGCTCCTCCGGCAATGTCGTCATCCGCCACGCCACCGCCGCCTGA
- a CDS encoding BTAD domain-containing putative transcriptional regulator produces MVRVQIGMLGPLEIRADDGGSIEIPGSRLRALLIALALDPGRAVPKTTLVDWIWGEQPPADAANALQALVSRLRRVLPDGSLDAQPGGYRLTVEAGAVDAVRFEQLLDQARGGDDAHRAQLLGEALELWRGAVMQDVGIQDSAAADAVITRLSDLRLAATEDRYEAEIRLGRGAELAAELTELVARHPVRERLVAALMRALAAAGRGAEALIVYQRAREALADTLGVDPSPELSELHVALLRGDAGARDDDRKTNLRAELTSFVGTHADIAAVRELIANHRLTTVTGPGGSGKTRLALEVARTLLDDLPDGAWLVELASVGASGDIAQSALAALGLRDALLGGVPNAEPMDRLIAAIREREALLILDNCEHVIESAATFAHRVLGECRQLRILATTREPLGITGEALWQVEPLALPAENAAAEEIAAAPAVRLLRDRAGAVRKDLGSDAAALAAMARVCRALDGIPLAIELAAARLRTMSLDQLAHRLDDRFRLLTGGSRTALPQHRTLRAVVDWSWELLTDAERTVLRRLAVFSGGASLEAAEQVCANERSDAVEPWEVLDLLTALADKSLLLIIEDDGPRYRMLDTIAHYARERLVESGEEDAVRRAHLEYFTGLADTAEPRLRRADQLRWLATLEVEHDNIAVGMRAALAAGDAPGARRLAAAAGWYWWLGGHKAEGTELVTAAAELPGEGDDEIRARVYALVIHFVSSGRNDQYQLEEWIHRTSRLRGDGPSGYPLLGFVGALERMLQGADALPTAFEPLLGDADPWVRALARLQMGKMRIMLGWDGQEADAYLESALAEFRALGERWGISFALTEVANRVASRGEFARAVELFDEAIAAVTEVGANEDLVGMRSRQAQLYWLVGDFEASAAALAAAQRHADRAAWPNAVAELALAKAELARWNGDDEQAREHIVAATTMFGGDADQPTISAVLRSVLGFLASDLDDARAHHAAACAAASEAGHAPLIAQVLVGVADLALRDGQDERAVRLLAAGTEVRGLHDHAQPDVSRIERSARDRLGSRLFEQAVTEGARANWSELASAVLTPPTG; encoded by the coding sequence ATGGTGCGGGTGCAGATCGGGATGCTTGGACCGCTCGAGATCCGAGCAGATGACGGTGGATCCATCGAGATACCGGGTAGCCGGCTGCGGGCGCTGCTGATCGCGCTCGCGCTGGACCCCGGCCGGGCGGTTCCGAAAACGACCCTGGTCGACTGGATCTGGGGCGAGCAGCCACCCGCCGATGCGGCGAATGCCTTGCAGGCCTTGGTTTCCCGGTTGCGCCGGGTGTTGCCGGACGGGTCGCTGGACGCGCAACCGGGCGGATATCGGCTGACGGTGGAGGCCGGCGCGGTCGACGCGGTGCGCTTCGAACAGCTCCTCGACCAGGCACGCGGTGGAGACGACGCGCACCGGGCACAGCTGCTGGGCGAGGCCCTCGAACTGTGGCGCGGGGCGGTGATGCAGGACGTCGGCATCCAGGACAGCGCCGCCGCGGACGCGGTGATCACCCGGCTCTCGGACCTGCGGCTCGCCGCCACCGAAGACCGATACGAAGCGGAGATCCGCCTGGGCCGGGGTGCGGAGCTGGCGGCCGAACTGACCGAACTGGTGGCCCGGCATCCGGTGCGGGAGCGGCTCGTCGCCGCCTTGATGCGGGCACTGGCCGCCGCGGGGCGCGGCGCCGAGGCGCTGATCGTGTACCAGCGCGCGCGGGAGGCTCTCGCCGACACCCTGGGCGTCGATCCGTCCCCGGAACTGTCCGAACTGCACGTCGCACTGCTGCGCGGTGACGCCGGAGCGCGCGACGACGACCGCAAGACGAATCTGCGAGCCGAGCTGACCAGCTTCGTCGGCACCCATGCCGATATCGCCGCCGTCCGCGAACTCATCGCCAACCATCGGCTGACCACCGTCACCGGCCCCGGCGGTTCGGGCAAGACCAGGCTGGCCCTGGAAGTCGCGCGCACCCTGCTCGACGATCTGCCCGACGGGGCCTGGCTGGTGGAGCTGGCATCGGTCGGTGCGAGCGGTGATATCGCGCAATCGGCGCTGGCCGCGCTCGGGCTCCGCGACGCGCTGCTCGGCGGTGTGCCGAACGCGGAACCGATGGACCGGCTGATCGCGGCGATCCGCGAACGCGAAGCGCTGCTGATCCTGGACAACTGCGAGCACGTGATCGAATCCGCGGCCACCTTCGCCCACCGGGTGCTCGGGGAGTGCCGGCAGCTGCGGATCCTGGCGACGACCCGGGAACCGCTCGGCATCACGGGTGAGGCGTTGTGGCAGGTCGAGCCGCTGGCGCTACCGGCCGAGAACGCGGCTGCCGAGGAGATCGCCGCCGCACCGGCCGTCCGGCTGCTGCGGGACCGGGCGGGCGCGGTGCGCAAGGATCTCGGCTCCGATGCCGCCGCACTGGCGGCGATGGCCCGGGTGTGCCGCGCGCTGGACGGGATTCCGCTGGCGATCGAACTGGCCGCGGCCCGGCTGCGCACCATGTCCCTCGATCAGCTCGCGCACCGCCTCGACGACCGCTTCCGCCTGCTCACCGGCGGCAGCCGCACCGCGCTGCCGCAGCACCGCACCCTGCGCGCGGTGGTCGACTGGAGCTGGGAGTTGCTCACCGACGCCGAGCGAACGGTCCTGCGCCGGCTCGCGGTGTTCTCCGGGGGCGCGAGTCTGGAAGCGGCCGAACAGGTTTGCGCGAACGAGCGGTCCGATGCGGTCGAGCCGTGGGAGGTGCTCGACCTGCTGACCGCACTGGCCGATAAATCGCTGCTGCTCATCATCGAGGACGACGGGCCGCGCTATCGGATGCTGGATACGATCGCGCACTACGCGCGCGAGCGGCTCGTGGAATCCGGGGAAGAGGATGCGGTGCGCCGGGCGCATCTGGAGTACTTCACCGGGTTGGCCGACACCGCGGAACCGCGGCTGCGCCGCGCGGATCAGCTGCGGTGGCTCGCCACACTCGAGGTCGAGCACGACAACATCGCCGTCGGCATGCGGGCGGCGCTCGCGGCCGGTGATGCGCCCGGCGCGAGGCGACTCGCGGCGGCCGCCGGCTGGTACTGGTGGCTCGGCGGGCACAAGGCCGAGGGGACGGAGCTGGTCACCGCCGCCGCGGAGCTGCCCGGCGAGGGGGACGACGAGATCCGGGCCCGGGTCTACGCCCTCGTCATACATTTCGTGAGCAGCGGGCGCAACGATCAGTACCAGTTGGAGGAGTGGATCCACCGGACTTCCCGGCTTCGCGGCGACGGTCCCTCCGGCTATCCGCTGCTGGGTTTCGTCGGCGCCCTGGAACGTATGCTGCAGGGCGCCGACGCCCTGCCCACCGCTTTCGAACCGCTGCTCGGCGATGCGGACCCGTGGGTGCGGGCACTGGCCCGCCTGCAGATGGGCAAGATGCGGATCATGCTCGGATGGGACGGGCAGGAGGCCGACGCTTACCTCGAGTCGGCGCTGGCCGAGTTCCGGGCTCTCGGCGAGCGATGGGGTATTTCGTTCGCCCTGACCGAAGTGGCGAACCGGGTCGCCTCCCGCGGTGAATTCGCCCGCGCGGTTGAGCTTTTCGACGAGGCGATCGCGGCGGTGACCGAGGTCGGCGCGAACGAGGATCTGGTCGGGATGCGCTCGCGACAGGCCCAGTTGTATTGGCTGGTAGGTGATTTCGAGGCGAGTGCGGCGGCGTTGGCGGCGGCGCAGCGGCACGCGGACCGGGCGGCCTGGCCGAACGCTGTGGCCGAACTGGCGCTCGCGAAGGCGGAACTGGCCCGATGGAACGGTGATGACGAACAGGCGCGCGAGCATATCGTGGCCGCGACAACCATGTTCGGCGGCGATGCGGATCAGCCCACCATCAGTGCGGTGCTACGCAGCGTGCTCGGCTTCCTCGCCAGCGACCTCGACGATGCCCGCGCACATCACGCCGCCGCCTGTGCGGCGGCATCCGAAGCAGGGCATGCGCCTCTGATCGCGCAGGTTCTCGTCGGTGTCGCGGACCTGGCGCTGCGCGACGGGCAGGACGAGCGGGCCGTGCGACTGCTCGCGGCCGGTACCGAGGTGCGCGGCCTGCACGACCACGCTCAGCCCGATGTGTCCCGAATCGAGCGGTCGGCGCGCGATCGGCTCGGCTCGCGACTGTTCGAGCAGGCGGTAACCGAAGGCGCCCGGGCGAATTGGAGTGAGCTGGCCTCGGCCGTGCTCACCCCGCCCACCGGCTAG
- a CDS encoding SAM-dependent methyltransferase, whose translation MADERPAPNGVDPTKPNAARIYNYLLGGKDNYEADRLVAQRMLSIAPDNRTVAWFSREFLTGSAKLAAEAGIRQFVDIGSGIPTSPSVYEAITAVDPDVRLACIDYDPVVFAHTNAMYNGVPGVTTMLGDFRDPDDLIERLPTEAGIDLSEPIAILLVGVLHFVLEDERPAEVMARFHDVMAPGSYVAFTHGATESDETWVTQTVTDTVGSTAQFVFRSRADVATIFKGFDMIEPGVAPIQHWLGDDLPETRMVVIGGICRKP comes from the coding sequence GTGGCAGACGAGAGGCCGGCACCGAACGGTGTGGATCCGACCAAGCCCAACGCAGCGCGGATCTACAACTATCTGTTGGGCGGTAAGGACAACTACGAGGCCGATCGGCTCGTAGCGCAGCGAATGCTGTCCATCGCGCCCGACAACCGTACCGTCGCCTGGTTCAGTCGCGAATTCCTCACCGGTTCGGCGAAACTGGCCGCCGAGGCGGGCATTCGGCAGTTCGTCGACATCGGTTCCGGGATTCCGACCTCACCCAGCGTGTACGAGGCGATCACCGCGGTCGATCCCGATGTGCGATTGGCGTGCATCGACTACGACCCGGTCGTGTTCGCGCACACCAACGCGATGTACAACGGCGTCCCCGGTGTCACCACCATGCTGGGTGATTTCCGTGATCCCGACGACCTCATCGAGCGGCTGCCCACCGAGGCGGGCATAGATCTGTCCGAGCCGATCGCGATCCTGCTCGTCGGGGTGCTGCACTTCGTCCTGGAGGACGAGCGGCCGGCCGAGGTCATGGCCCGATTCCACGATGTGATGGCGCCGGGCAGCTACGTGGCCTTCACCCACGGCGCCACCGAGAGCGACGAGACGTGGGTGACCCAGACCGTCACCGACACCGTCGGCAGCACCGCTCAATTCGTCTTCCGGTCCCGCGCCGACGTGGCGACGATCTTCAAGGGTTTCGACATGATCGAGCCCGGCGTGGCGCCTATCCAGCATTGGCTCGGCGACGACCTCCCCGAAACCCGGATGGTGGTGATCGGCGGCATCTGCCGCAAGCCGTAG
- a CDS encoding dihydrofolate reductase family protein produces MTRELVYTGFMSLDGVVDSPGGTVEGHRSGGWVPATEFVPEAFSLKGEELADTTALMFGRRSYEAFASVWPGSADHAAYKDLPKYVVSTSLTDEALVDGWGPTTILRSTDDIAALKRTDGGAIFIHGSAELARRLAEADLIDRYNLLVFPVLLGAGKSLFPREDRDKQTLRLRESAAYSNGVTKLVYDVVR; encoded by the coding sequence TTGACACGGGAACTGGTCTACACGGGCTTCATGTCGCTGGACGGTGTCGTCGATTCACCGGGTGGAACGGTCGAGGGACATCGCAGCGGCGGTTGGGTGCCGGCCACCGAGTTCGTGCCCGAGGCGTTCTCGCTCAAGGGCGAGGAACTCGCCGACACGACGGCACTGATGTTCGGCCGCCGCAGCTACGAGGCGTTCGCTTCGGTCTGGCCCGGTTCGGCGGATCACGCTGCCTACAAGGACCTTCCGAAGTACGTCGTCTCGACCAGCCTCACCGACGAGGCGCTGGTCGACGGGTGGGGCCCGACCACGATCCTGCGATCCACCGACGACATCGCCGCGCTGAAGCGCACCGACGGTGGCGCGATTTTCATCCACGGCAGTGCCGAGCTGGCGCGCCGCCTCGCCGAGGCCGACCTGATCGACCGATACAACCTGCTGGTGTTCCCGGTACTGCTCGGGGCGGGTAAGAGCCTCTTCCCGCGGGAAGATCGGGATAAGCAGACGCTGCGCCTGCGGGAGTCGGCCGCCTACTCCAACGGTGTCACCAAACTCGTGTACGACGTCGTGCGCTGA
- a CDS encoding FAD-dependent monooxygenase, with protein sequence MANNSVLISGASIAGPALAYWLNRYGFQVTVVEKAPELRPGGQAVDFTGETHHLVLERMGILEDVYAHQTGKTDTVLVDDNGEQVGFISGDFTGGDVEIQRGDLARIMYEKTWQDCEYIFGDSITALTETDDGMWVEFERSAPREFDLVVGADGIHSRVRRLVFGPEQDFVQHQGHYYCVAGASPWSDTPAGQRERITSYGHNTPGRYAVTGGSKAQQMYLFAAPQIDDARADVAAQRRLVKETFAGMGWQVPGMLAEMDDFDDFYLDAIAKVRKMKSFTRGRVALVGDAGYGNTLAGFGTGLAMVGAYVLAGELAVAAGDHTIAFARYDDIMNKAAKLSDDANAGRFLCPKTGWGLRFRNWFLGSKGMDMMVKMAEGSKNLELADYPTLIGAGPAR encoded by the coding sequence ATGGCCAACAACAGTGTTCTCATCTCCGGCGCGAGCATTGCCGGGCCGGCCCTGGCCTACTGGCTCAACCGCTACGGGTTCCAGGTCACCGTGGTCGAAAAGGCGCCGGAACTGCGGCCGGGCGGGCAGGCGGTCGACTTCACCGGCGAAACCCACCACCTCGTACTCGAGCGGATGGGAATCCTCGAGGATGTGTACGCCCATCAGACCGGCAAGACCGATACCGTCCTCGTCGATGACAACGGCGAGCAGGTCGGGTTCATCTCGGGCGATTTCACCGGTGGTGATGTGGAAATCCAGCGGGGCGACCTGGCCCGCATCATGTACGAGAAGACCTGGCAGGACTGCGAATACATCTTCGGCGACTCGATCACCGCCCTCACCGAAACCGATGACGGGATGTGGGTGGAATTCGAGCGCAGCGCGCCGCGGGAGTTCGATCTGGTCGTCGGCGCCGACGGCATCCACTCCCGGGTCCGGCGCCTGGTCTTCGGGCCCGAGCAGGACTTCGTCCAGCATCAGGGCCACTACTACTGCGTCGCCGGCGCCAGCCCCTGGTCCGACACCCCGGCCGGTCAGCGGGAGCGGATCACCTCCTACGGCCACAACACGCCCGGCCGCTACGCGGTCACCGGCGGCTCGAAAGCGCAGCAGATGTATCTGTTCGCCGCACCACAGATCGATGACGCCCGTGCCGACGTCGCCGCGCAACGGCGGCTGGTCAAGGAGACCTTCGCCGGAATGGGCTGGCAGGTGCCCGGCATGCTCGCCGAGATGGACGATTTCGACGACTTCTATCTCGACGCCATCGCCAAGGTGCGCAAGATGAAGAGCTTCACCCGCGGCCGGGTGGCCCTGGTCGGCGACGCCGGCTACGGAAACACCCTGGCGGGCTTCGGCACCGGCTTGGCGATGGTCGGCGCCTACGTCCTGGCCGGTGAGCTCGCCGTCGCGGCAGGCGATCACACCATCGCCTTCGCTCGCTACGACGACATCATGAACAAGGCCGCCAAGCTCTCCGACGACGCCAACGCCGGCCGCTTCCTGTGCCCGAAAACCGGCTGGGGCTTGAGGTTCCGCAACTGGTTCCTCGGCTCCAAGGGCATGGACATGATGGTGAAAATGGCCGAAGGCTCCAAAAACCTCGAGCTGGCGGACTACCCGACCCTCATCGGCGCCGGTCCGGCCCGTTGA
- a CDS encoding cytochrome P450, translated as MTETVSVPHGLPMDRDAGPFDPPREISRLRAARPVSPLVFPDGHQGWLVTGYEATRRLLADTRFSSRLDLDVVHVPYETPGMPAATEPSSQIPGLFIAMDPPDHTRLRRKLIGAFTVRRMKSLEEHIIEITERQLDAMAKLTPPVDLVAEFALPLPSLVICELLGVPYADRDEFQANSATFMLKDQELEEKMAAYGAMTGYLAELVTRKRADPGEDILSDLARDDDLGIDELTGIAFLLLLAGHETTANMLGLGTFALLEHPEQLAALREDPDLVPDAVEELLRYLSVADIFYRYATEDIELGGETIGKGSTVVVSLLAANRDPERFDDPDTLDLHRTARGLVSFGHGVHQCLGQQLARIEMRAGFAGLVRRFPTLRLAVPADEVRLRTDMNIYGVHALPVTWTETAG; from the coding sequence ATGACCGAAACGGTTTCCGTCCCGCACGGCCTGCCCATGGACCGCGACGCGGGCCCCTTCGACCCGCCCCGCGAGATCAGCCGGCTGCGTGCGGCGCGTCCGGTCAGTCCCCTGGTGTTCCCCGACGGACATCAGGGCTGGCTGGTCACCGGCTACGAGGCGACCCGACGACTGCTGGCCGATACCCGATTCAGCTCGCGGCTGGACCTCGACGTCGTGCACGTGCCGTACGAGACTCCCGGCATGCCGGCCGCGACCGAACCGTCCTCGCAGATCCCGGGCCTGTTCATCGCGATGGATCCACCCGACCACACCCGGCTGCGCCGCAAGCTCATCGGCGCGTTCACCGTCCGGCGGATGAAATCGCTGGAAGAGCACATCATCGAGATCACCGAGCGGCAGCTCGACGCGATGGCGAAACTGACTCCGCCGGTCGATCTGGTCGCCGAGTTCGCACTGCCGTTGCCCTCGCTGGTGATCTGCGAACTGCTCGGTGTGCCCTACGCCGACCGCGACGAATTCCAGGCCAACTCCGCCACATTCATGCTCAAGGACCAGGAGCTCGAGGAGAAGATGGCCGCCTACGGCGCCATGACCGGCTACCTGGCGGAACTGGTCACGCGCAAACGCGCCGACCCCGGCGAGGACATCCTGTCCGATCTCGCCCGCGACGACGACCTCGGCATCGACGAGCTCACCGGTATCGCCTTCCTGCTGCTGCTCGCCGGTCACGAGACCACGGCCAACATGCTCGGACTGGGCACCTTCGCCCTGCTGGAGCATCCCGAGCAGCTGGCCGCGCTGCGCGAGGATCCGGACCTGGTCCCCGATGCCGTCGAGGAACTGCTGCGCTATCTGTCGGTGGCCGACATCTTCTATCGCTACGCGACCGAGGACATCGAGCTCGGTGGCGAGACGATCGGCAAGGGCTCGACCGTCGTCGTCTCGCTGCTGGCCGCCAACCGCGACCCCGAGCGTTTCGACGATCCCGACACCCTCGATCTGCACCGCACCGCGCGCGGGCTCGTATCGTTCGGCCACGGCGTCCACCAATGCCTCGGCCAGCAGTTGGCGCGCATCGAGATGCGCGCCGGTTTCGCCGGACTGGTCCGCCGCTTTCCGACGCTGCGGCTCGCGGTACCCGCCGACGAGGTGCGGCTGCGCACCGATATGAACATCTACGGCGTCCACGCCCTGCCGGTGACCTGGACCGAAACCGCCGGGTGA
- the sigJ gene encoding RNA polymerase sigma factor SigJ, producing the protein MTDPQLRALVSERRSLLNLAYRLLGSLAEAEDVVQETYARWYALSPGQQAAIETPGAWLRTVAGRICLDLLGSARARRERYVGEWIPEPVPDRSEWGAPAPTDPADRITLDESISMAFLVVLDSLTPAERVAFVLHDVFRYPFGEVAEIVGRTPAACRQLASSARRRIRTAQEPSPDQRAEVVRDFKRAWETKDIEALIGLLDPRAVATADSGGLAPAFLHPIAGGERIAHTWAELATRAPRVTLLERTVNGQPGLVAERDGVVVSVYAFAVDDGRITRIWVIRNPEKLRLWTCE; encoded by the coding sequence ATGACCGATCCGCAATTGCGCGCGCTGGTGAGCGAGCGGCGTTCACTGCTCAACCTCGCCTATCGCCTGCTCGGTTCCCTCGCCGAGGCCGAGGACGTCGTCCAGGAGACGTATGCGCGCTGGTACGCGTTGTCACCGGGGCAGCAGGCTGCCATCGAGACGCCGGGCGCGTGGTTGCGGACGGTGGCCGGTCGCATCTGCCTCGATCTGCTGGGTTCGGCCCGGGCCCGTCGCGAACGCTATGTCGGCGAATGGATTCCCGAACCGGTCCCCGACCGCAGCGAATGGGGTGCGCCCGCGCCCACCGATCCCGCCGACCGGATCACCCTCGACGAGTCGATCAGTATGGCCTTCCTGGTGGTCCTCGATTCGCTGACGCCGGCCGAACGGGTGGCGTTCGTCCTGCACGATGTCTTCCGCTACCCCTTCGGGGAGGTCGCCGAGATCGTCGGCCGCACCCCGGCGGCCTGCCGCCAGCTCGCCTCCTCGGCCCGTCGCCGCATTCGCACCGCCCAGGAACCGTCGCCGGACCAGCGCGCGGAGGTGGTGCGAGATTTCAAGCGCGCCTGGGAGACGAAGGACATCGAAGCGCTGATCGGCCTGCTCGATCCGCGGGCGGTCGCCACGGCCGACAGCGGCGGCCTGGCCCCGGCCTTCCTGCATCCGATCGCCGGTGGGGAGCGGATCGCCCACACCTGGGCCGAGCTGGCCACGCGCGCGCCCCGGGTGACATTGCTCGAACGCACGGTCAACGGGCAGCCCGGCCTGGTGGCGGAGCGCGACGGCGTCGTGGTGTCGGTGTACGCCTTCGCCGTCGACGACGGCCGGATCACTCGCATCTGGGTGATCCGGAATCCGGAGAAGCTACGACTGTGGACCTGCGAATGA
- a CDS encoding ferredoxin: protein MKLTVDRERCIGAGMCALTAPAVFDQDPDDGRVVLLRTPEPGHEAVVGEAVQVCPSGAITLAR from the coding sequence ATGAAGCTCACGGTGGACCGGGAGCGCTGTATCGGCGCCGGAATGTGCGCACTGACCGCTCCCGCCGTATTCGACCAGGATCCCGACGACGGCCGGGTGGTGCTGCTGCGCACCCCGGAGCCCGGCCACGAGGCCGTCGTCGGCGAGGCCGTCCAGGTGTGCCCCTCCGGCGCGATCACCCTCGCGCGATAA
- a CDS encoding alpha/beta fold hydrolase: MRVPMWTRAIFAAIMLCCFASGVATADNESAPASCRSFPFAVPQGRLAATLCTPAGGARTVMVLMSGSNFNGTYWDFPYEPQTYNFRQAMNAAGYATLVVDRLGNGASTHPQSATLTAGATAQNLHDIVVAARQGIGGAAPFGKVVTVGHSLTSGTSIMEATQYHDVDGILLTGYSHAVNVPETLSVIATYHSAADDPEFAGRGLDPGYLASRPGTRVHDFFDPADVDPAVLAVDEKNKEVFSLTEYPDGMLSTLPGMSNFITAPVMIAVGSRDRMLCGVDYATCASSATLRSFEAPFFAPAAKLRTFVLPGSGHAVNLARNTADYQAAVVDWANSTVGK; encoded by the coding sequence ATGCGGGTCCCGATGTGGACGCGGGCCATATTCGCCGCGATCATGCTGTGCTGCTTCGCATCCGGAGTGGCCACCGCGGACAACGAGTCGGCGCCGGCGTCCTGCCGATCCTTTCCGTTCGCGGTACCGCAGGGCCGATTGGCCGCCACTCTGTGCACGCCCGCGGGCGGGGCACGGACCGTCATGGTGCTGATGTCGGGATCCAATTTCAACGGCACCTATTGGGATTTCCCGTACGAACCGCAGACCTACAATTTCCGGCAGGCGATGAATGCGGCCGGATACGCGACACTCGTGGTGGATCGGCTCGGCAACGGCGCGAGCACACATCCCCAGAGCGCGACACTGACCGCCGGCGCCACCGCGCAGAACCTGCACGACATCGTCGTGGCGGCGCGGCAGGGAATCGGTGGTGCGGCGCCGTTCGGCAAGGTCGTCACCGTGGGCCATTCCCTGACCTCCGGCACCTCCATCATGGAGGCGACCCAGTACCACGATGTCGACGGCATTCTGCTGACCGGATATTCGCATGCGGTCAACGTGCCCGAGACCCTGAGTGTGATCGCGACCTACCACTCCGCCGCCGACGATCCCGAATTCGCCGGACGCGGACTGGATCCGGGGTATCTGGCCAGCCGGCCCGGCACCCGCGTGCACGATTTCTTCGATCCGGCCGATGTCGATCCCGCGGTGCTCGCGGTCGACGAGAAGAACAAAGAGGTCTTCTCGCTGACCGAGTATCCGGACGGGATGCTGTCCACCCTGCCCGGTATGTCGAACTTCATCACCGCGCCGGTCATGATCGCCGTGGGCAGCCGCGATCGGATGCTCTGCGGCGTCGACTACGCCACCTGCGCGAGTTCGGCCACCCTGCGGTCCTTCGAGGCTCCGTTCTTCGCACCGGCGGCGAAGCTGCGCACCTTCGTCCTGCCGGGCAGCGGTCACGCGGTGAACTTGGCACGCAATACCGCCGACTACCAAGCGGCCGTTGTCGACTGGGCGAATTCCACCGTCGGGAAGTAG